A single region of the Melioribacteraceae bacterium 4301-Me genome encodes:
- a CDS encoding HD family phosphohydrolase, with the protein MVENKKPKLKSSLSIKLLILFLLVSLIVLMFPMGESIESDVSVGSIWIHDDLIASKTFEILKDPETYNKERQEAASKVYQIFVLHKDALDTTLDSVKNFNKVLIRKLDESIKLKNNDEANSTFLSKDSFLYFLQLRKKENLFVTKGKMSFNEVIGFIEDIIKKVYQRGYIDQTYNQIKKDSIALRDGKFERVVPKRVYLDSNSLRDFIDLYIRNYFGNNEKVVNAITEYLDNFLKPNVIYDSKLTDLAVRSAMDKVSKNIGIVNQNERIVAKHDRITPEIKQKIDSYRVAKGEEIGFWGRFAQSIGKYFHILIILSLYIIYIYLFRKKIFLDNFKLLLISMIILFISFLTYIILQLNVKAPVEFFVLVPVASMLLTIIFDSRVGFYGTIVVALVCGGLRGNDYVFSVMNIFAGALAAYTVRDIKNRTQIFRSFSFILIGYVIGIISFGLERFDSIQNMLVSSAFATASALLSPVFTYGFIIFIEKFFGITTDLTLLELTDLNSPLLRELARSAPGTFTHSMTMGTLVESAAEAIGANPTLARVGAYYHDIGKILNPSGFVENQLDNKNIHDNLSPEESVQIILEHVEKGVTLAKQYNLPQEIIDFIPMHHGTIVISFFYEKAKKLYGENNVDVNYYSYKGPKPNTKETALVMLADACESTVRSMNDADSQKVENVINNIINNRLNEGQLDDSPLTFRDIKKIKESFLSILIGQHHKRIRYPNQAEIENKNDST; encoded by the coding sequence ATGGTTGAAAATAAAAAACCTAAATTGAAGTCGAGCTTAAGTATAAAATTACTTATTCTTTTTTTACTTGTTAGCTTAATTGTTCTTATGTTTCCAATGGGGGAGTCTATTGAATCCGATGTAAGTGTTGGTTCAATTTGGATTCATGACGACCTTATTGCATCTAAGACCTTTGAAATATTAAAGGACCCTGAGACTTACAATAAGGAAAGACAAGAAGCTGCCTCTAAGGTTTATCAAATATTTGTCTTACATAAAGATGCACTGGATACTACATTGGACTCAGTCAAAAATTTTAACAAAGTCTTAATAAGAAAGCTTGATGAAAGTATAAAACTTAAGAATAATGACGAGGCTAATTCTACCTTCTTAAGTAAAGACTCGTTTTTATATTTCTTGCAGCTAAGAAAAAAAGAAAATCTTTTCGTTACAAAAGGGAAGATGTCTTTTAACGAGGTTATTGGCTTTATAGAAGACATAATAAAAAAAGTTTATCAACGCGGTTATATTGACCAAACATACAATCAAATAAAAAAAGATAGTATTGCTTTAAGAGATGGTAAATTTGAAAGAGTTGTTCCCAAACGGGTTTATCTTGATAGTAATTCTTTAAGGGATTTTATAGACCTTTACATAAGAAATTATTTTGGTAACAATGAGAAAGTGGTAAATGCAATAACTGAATATCTAGATAACTTTCTAAAACCCAATGTTATTTACGATTCTAAATTAACCGACTTGGCAGTTCGTAGTGCTATGGATAAAGTATCTAAGAACATTGGGATTGTAAATCAGAACGAACGCATAGTAGCAAAGCACGATAGAATAACGCCAGAAATAAAACAAAAGATTGATTCTTACCGTGTAGCTAAGGGAGAAGAAATAGGTTTTTGGGGAAGATTTGCACAAAGTATAGGCAAATATTTTCATATTCTAATCATATTAAGTCTCTATATTATATACATATATTTATTCCGTAAGAAAATTTTCTTGGATAATTTTAAGCTGTTATTAATCTCAATGATTATTTTATTTATAAGTTTTTTGACGTATATCATTTTACAGTTAAATGTGAAAGCACCGGTTGAATTTTTTGTACTTGTTCCTGTAGCCTCAATGCTTTTGACGATAATTTTTGATTCAAGAGTAGGATTTTATGGTACGATAGTAGTTGCCCTTGTGTGTGGTGGTCTGCGAGGCAACGATTATGTCTTTTCAGTTATGAATATATTTGCTGGAGCCCTCGCTGCTTATACTGTAAGAGATATAAAAAATAGAACACAAATATTTAGGTCATTTTCTTTTATACTAATTGGCTATGTTATTGGAATAATTTCATTTGGACTGGAGAGATTTGATTCGATTCAAAATATGCTTGTAAGCTCTGCTTTTGCTACTGCTAGCGCATTGCTGAGCCCGGTTTTTACTTATGGGTTTATTATTTTTATTGAAAAATTTTTTGGTATTACTACAGATCTAACTCTTTTGGAGCTTACTGATCTTAATAGTCCATTATTAAGAGAACTTGCTCGGTCAGCCCCAGGTACGTTTACGCACTCTATGACAATGGGAACTCTTGTTGAAAGTGCAGCCGAAGCAATTGGTGCAAATCCTACTTTGGCAAGGGTTGGAGCTTATTACCACGATATTGGCAAAATATTAAATCCATCTGGTTTTGTAGAAAATCAGTTAGATAATAAAAATATTCATGACAATTTATCCCCTGAAGAAAGTGTACAGATTATTTTAGAACATGTTGAAAAAGGTGTCACGTTAGCTAAACAGTATAACTTACCTCAAGAAATTATAGATTTTATCCCAATGCATCATGGTACAATTGTTATTTCTTTCTTTTATGAAAAAGCAAAAAAATTATATGGTGAAAATAATGTCGATGTTAATTATTACAGCTATAAAGGTCCAAAACCAAATACAAAGGAGACAGCTCTTGTAATGCTTGCCGATGCTTGTGAGTCCACTGTGAGGTCTATGAACGATGCCGACTCTCAAAAAGTTGAAAATGTTATTAATAATATAATAAATAATAGACTTAACGAAGGACAACTAGACGATTCACCGCTTACTTTTAGGGATATTAAAAAAATTAAGGAGTCATTTCTAAGTATTTTAATTGGACAACATCATAAAAGAATTAGATACCCAAATCAAGCAGAGATTGAAAATAAAAATGACTCTACATGA
- a CDS encoding ABC transporter ATP-binding protein — MNSYKRTLKYVRPYWKHLTLSVIFTFLYSILNGASVYLSIPLLDTLFQQTGVETVQKSTNIVSSANWIDSITRSISIWFKHLIFTGSVTEILMRICILILIAFLGKNIFGYLQSYFLSYVEQGVVKDLRNDAYQHLHKLPMSFFKSEKTGNLISRITNDVNMVQTSISAVFLNLLREPLNIIVFLGIAISISWKLTLFSIFVFPFSIGIISWIGIKLRKQSGLLQKKMADITTVLHETITGVKIVKAFGMESYENSKFREQTEKFFRLTLKIVRIRNTAAPLTEFLSVLAGIAIIYFGSRLVLIDKSLSAGEFLGFLFAIFQMMPPIKELSSVNNRIQESSAAADRIFEILDTEPMVKNIENPVIIKNFNEEIKFNNVSFHYDDSDELVLDKVNFKVRKGEIIALVGSSGAGKTTLVDLIPRFYDPTEGNITIDNIDIRKIEIDSLRALMGIVTQETILFNESVRDNIAYGYKDYPLEKIIEAAKAANAHNFIMELPNKYDTIIGEKGTKLSGGQRQRISIARALLKNPPIMILDEATSSLDNESEVLVQEAIERLMKERTTFVIAHRLSTIRNADRILVLDKGKIVQDGKHEDLLKDQFGIYKRLYELQFRD, encoded by the coding sequence ATGAACAGTTATAAAAGAACATTAAAATATGTTAGACCTTATTGGAAGCATCTTACCCTTTCGGTAATATTCACTTTTTTATACTCTATTCTTAATGGTGCATCAGTTTATCTATCCATTCCTTTGCTTGATACTCTATTCCAACAGACGGGCGTAGAAACTGTACAGAAGTCAACTAATATTGTGTCGTCTGCCAATTGGATTGATTCGATAACAAGAAGTATTTCGATATGGTTTAAGCATCTTATCTTTACAGGTAGCGTAACTGAAATATTAATGCGTATTTGTATTTTGATCTTAATAGCTTTTCTTGGTAAAAATATTTTTGGCTATTTGCAATCTTATTTCTTGTCTTACGTTGAGCAAGGAGTTGTAAAAGACTTAAGAAACGATGCTTATCAACACCTTCACAAGTTACCCATGAGTTTTTTTAAAAGTGAAAAAACTGGCAACCTGATTTCAAGAATTACAAATGATGTTAATATGGTACAGACCAGCATATCAGCAGTTTTTCTTAATTTGCTTAGGGAGCCCTTAAATATTATTGTTTTTTTAGGTATAGCCATATCAATAAGCTGGAAGTTAACTTTGTTTTCTATCTTTGTTTTTCCATTTTCAATTGGGATAATAAGTTGGATTGGCATTAAGTTACGAAAACAAAGTGGACTACTTCAGAAAAAAATGGCTGATATTACAACTGTACTGCATGAAACGATTACAGGTGTTAAGATAGTTAAAGCATTTGGAATGGAGAGCTATGAAAATTCTAAATTTAGAGAACAGACCGAGAAATTCTTTCGGCTTACGCTTAAAATTGTAAGAATAAGAAACACAGCAGCCCCTTTAACCGAATTTTTAAGTGTTCTTGCAGGTATAGCAATAATTTATTTTGGCTCCAGGTTAGTCTTAATTGATAAATCACTTTCTGCCGGCGAATTTCTTGGATTTTTATTTGCCATATTTCAAATGATGCCGCCTATTAAAGAACTTAGCAGTGTCAATAATAGAATTCAAGAATCAAGTGCTGCTGCAGATAGAATATTTGAGATATTAGACACTGAGCCTATGGTTAAAAATATAGAAAACCCTGTTATCATTAAAAACTTTAATGAAGAAATTAAGTTCAACAATGTTTCTTTTCATTACGATGATTCGGATGAGTTGGTGCTCGACAAAGTTAATTTTAAGGTGCGTAAAGGAGAAATTATTGCATTGGTAGGAAGTAGTGGCGCTGGAAAGACTACCTTAGTAGATCTCATACCTCGTTTTTATGACCCTACGGAAGGAAACATTACTATAGACAATATTGATATAAGAAAAATCGAAATTGATAGCCTAAGAGCTTTAATGGGAATTGTAACACAAGAAACTATTCTTTTTAACGAATCTGTTAGAGATAATATTGCATATGGTTACAAAGATTACCCACTTGAAAAAATTATTGAGGCTGCTAAAGCAGCCAATGCACATAATTTTATAATGGAACTACCTAATAAATACGATACTATTATTGGTGAAAAAGGTACTAAACTATCGGGTGGACAAAGACAAAGAATTTCAATTGCTAGAGCTTTATTAAAAAACCCACCCATAATGATTCTTGATGAGGCTACTTCTTCATTAGATAATGAATCTGAAGTCTTAGTTCAAGAGGCAATTGAGAGATTAATGAAAGAACGTACTACTTTTGTTATTGCTCATCGACTTAGCACAATCCGAAATGCCGATAGAATTTTAGTTCTTGATAAAGGTAAAATCGTTCAGGATGGAAAACATGAAGACTTGCTAAAAGATCAGTTTGGTATTTACAAACGGCTATATGAGCTTCAATTTAGAGATTAA
- a CDS encoding KamA family radical SAM protein, which produces MELWQQMIRDSIHSVDQLVEKFGIDRKVAEDLDEFFQARINPYYLSLIRYPGDPIWKQCVPDKLELEDMDGFEDPLKEDEMSPVPNITHRYPDRALFLTTSQCGMYCRFCTRKRKVGNSDKISMKELESAFKYLEQHKEIRDVILSGGDPLMLTDVMLEKILIRLRKIKHIEIIRLGTKMPCVLPHRITPKLCEMLKKYHPIYVNTHFNHPWEITPESTKACTMLADAGIPIGNQSVLMKGVNDDPEILKELFLKLLKIRVKPYYLFMADETKGTNHFRTSIDKALEIMDKLRGYISGLAIPHLVIDTPGGGGKVPILPQYVLHRDSDKIVLRNYKNEIYVYRDVKDDKVNNIPIEISDKKNGGSKKPKNYKNITTVKIPEYETVEN; this is translated from the coding sequence ATGGAACTATGGCAACAAATGATCCGCGATAGCATTCACAGTGTCGACCAGCTTGTTGAAAAATTTGGGATCGACCGGAAAGTAGCGGAAGATTTAGATGAATTTTTTCAAGCACGAATCAACCCTTATTATCTCAGTCTCATTCGTTATCCGGGAGACCCTATTTGGAAACAATGCGTCCCAGATAAATTGGAACTTGAAGATATGGATGGGTTCGAGGACCCTCTAAAAGAGGATGAAATGAGCCCCGTGCCAAATATAACTCATCGATATCCAGACAGAGCTCTATTTCTAACTACTAGTCAATGCGGAATGTATTGTCGTTTTTGCACACGTAAAAGGAAAGTAGGTAACTCAGATAAAATTTCAATGAAAGAACTTGAATCCGCATTTAAGTACCTTGAACAGCATAAAGAAATCAGAGATGTTATTCTTTCCGGTGGTGACCCTCTAATGTTAACCGATGTAATGTTAGAAAAAATTCTTATTCGATTACGAAAAATAAAGCATATTGAAATTATTCGTCTTGGCACTAAAATGCCTTGTGTACTTCCTCATAGAATTACTCCAAAATTATGTGAAATGCTAAAAAAATATCACCCAATTTATGTTAACACTCATTTCAACCATCCATGGGAAATCACACCAGAAAGCACAAAAGCATGTACAATGTTAGCTGATGCTGGAATACCAATTGGTAATCAATCTGTTTTAATGAAGGGAGTTAATGATGACCCTGAAATCTTGAAAGAACTTTTCTTAAAGTTACTTAAAATACGAGTTAAACCATATTATTTATTTATGGCAGACGAAACCAAAGGAACCAATCATTTTAGGACTTCTATAGATAAGGCACTTGAAATAATGGACAAACTAAGGGGATACATCAGTGGTTTAGCTATTCCTCATTTAGTTATTGATACACCAGGAGGAGGCGGAAAGGTGCCAATACTGCCTCAATATGTTTTGCACAGAGACAGTGATAAAATTGTTTTACGTAATTATAAAAATGAGATTTACGTCTACAGGGATGTGAAAGATGATAAGGTCAACAATATTCCAATTGAAATATCTGACAAGAAAAATGGTGGTTCGAAGAAACCAAAAAATTACAAGAACATTACAACTGTTAAAATTCCAGAATACGAAACTGTAGAAAATTAA
- the ligA gene encoding NAD-dependent DNA ligase LigA: MNKTVEERIEELREIIRQHDYNYHVLAQPTISDFEYDKLMQELIDLEKAHPHLITPDSPTQRVGSDLTKEFKPVQHTTPMLSLANTYNEDELYDFDRRVKEGLPASEKIEYVCELKIDGVSVSLIYNDGKLAVAATRGDGITGEDITPNVKTIKSVPLSINKKILSAYNLSNFEVRGEIYMEIEAFNKLNQERELLGERTFANPRNSTAGTIKLQDPKIVAKRPLKIFLYYLFSDELKSNSQYENLQLMEKLGFPVNKNYKLCSNMKEVIEFCKAWEEKRDDLPYEIDGVVIKVNSLAQQKVLGTIAKSPRWAVAFKFKAKQITTKLKKVIWQVGRLGTLTPVAELEPVFLAGSTISRATLHNFDEIKRKDIREGDTVLIEKGGDVIPKVVSVIISKRSKDSKELLPPKFCPVCGSKLYRPEGEVAIYCENNLCPAQIRGRLLHFASRGAMDIEGLGEALINLFVDMNFLHSYSDIYNLKNRRAELINIERLGEKSVDNLINAIEKSKEKSFEKVLFALGIRYVGAGAAKKIAEHFLSIDALMKATEEEIESIHEIGPSISKSIIRYFSEKKNRDEIEKLRQAGLKFEMEKPKKTLYKFAGKTFVLTGTLSSMTRDEAKDKIISLGGNVTSTVSKNTNYVVVGENPGSKLDKAQKLNVTILSEEEFLKMLSNK; the protein is encoded by the coding sequence ATGAACAAAACAGTTGAAGAACGCATTGAAGAATTAAGAGAAATTATCCGTCAACATGATTATAACTATCATGTTCTTGCTCAGCCCACCATAAGTGATTTTGAATATGATAAATTAATGCAAGAATTAATTGATTTGGAAAAAGCCCATCCTCATTTAATTACGCCGGATTCCCCAACTCAACGAGTTGGTTCTGACTTAACAAAAGAATTTAAACCTGTTCAGCATACTACCCCAATGTTGAGTCTTGCTAATACTTACAATGAAGATGAGCTTTATGACTTTGACAGGAGAGTTAAAGAAGGTTTGCCTGCATCAGAAAAGATAGAATATGTTTGTGAACTGAAGATTGATGGAGTTTCTGTTAGTTTAATATATAACGATGGAAAACTTGCAGTGGCTGCTACAAGAGGAGATGGAATAACTGGTGAAGATATTACTCCTAATGTAAAGACAATTAAATCTGTTCCACTCTCAATCAATAAAAAAATATTGAGTGCTTACAATCTCTCTAATTTTGAAGTTAGAGGTGAAATATATATGGAAATTGAAGCTTTCAATAAATTAAATCAAGAACGTGAATTGCTCGGTGAACGAACATTTGCAAATCCAAGAAATTCAACTGCAGGAACAATTAAATTACAGGACCCTAAGATAGTTGCCAAAAGACCACTAAAAATTTTTCTATATTATCTTTTTTCAGATGAGTTAAAATCAAATTCTCAATACGAAAATTTACAACTAATGGAAAAGTTAGGTTTTCCTGTGAATAAAAACTATAAATTATGTAGTAACATGAAAGAGGTAATTGAGTTTTGTAAAGCATGGGAAGAAAAAAGAGATGATTTGCCTTACGAAATAGATGGCGTTGTGATTAAAGTAAATTCTTTAGCTCAACAAAAAGTTTTAGGTACTATAGCTAAATCGCCAAGATGGGCAGTAGCTTTTAAGTTCAAAGCCAAGCAAATAACAACAAAACTTAAAAAAGTTATTTGGCAGGTTGGTCGACTTGGTACATTAACACCTGTAGCCGAATTGGAACCAGTATTTTTAGCTGGCTCAACTATAAGCAGAGCTACTCTTCATAATTTTGATGAAATAAAACGCAAAGACATTAGAGAAGGCGATACTGTTTTAATTGAGAAAGGTGGTGATGTAATTCCTAAAGTTGTATCTGTGATAATTTCAAAAAGAAGTAAAGATTCTAAAGAACTGCTTCCACCTAAATTTTGTCCTGTCTGCGGCTCAAAATTATATAGACCTGAGGGAGAAGTTGCTATTTATTGCGAAAATAATTTATGCCCAGCACAAATTCGTGGCCGCCTGTTGCATTTTGCTTCACGCGGGGCTATGGATATTGAAGGCTTGGGAGAAGCATTAATTAATTTGTTTGTAGATATGAACTTTTTACATTCTTATTCAGATATATATAATTTGAAAAACAGACGCGCTGAGTTGATTAACATTGAGCGACTTGGTGAAAAAAGTGTCGATAACCTTATCAACGCAATAGAAAAAAGTAAAGAAAAAAGCTTTGAAAAGGTATTGTTCGCTTTAGGTATCAGATATGTGGGTGCTGGTGCAGCAAAGAAAATTGCTGAGCACTTTTTATCTATTGACGCTTTGATGAAAGCAACTGAAGAAGAAATTGAATCAATCCATGAGATTGGTCCAAGTATTAGCAAAAGTATAATTAGATATTTTTCTGAAAAGAAAAACAGAGATGAAATTGAAAAGCTTCGACAAGCAGGCTTAAAGTTTGAAATGGAGAAACCCAAAAAAACTTTATACAAATTTGCCGGCAAAACTTTCGTTTTAACAGGCACTCTTTCCAGCATGACCAGAGACGAGGCTAAGGATAAAATTATTTCCTTAGGCGGCAATGTTACAAGTACTGTTAGCAAAAATACTAACTATGTTGTTGTTGGAGAAAACCCTGGCTCTAAGTTGGATAAAGCACAAAAACTTAATGTAACCATACTTTCTGAAGAAGAATTTCTTAAAATGCTAAGTAATAAATAG
- a CDS encoding STAS domain-containing protein, translating to MSESINYEIKKTGDITVFKLNEKKFDSSIAGFVKGELTILLHTEDVKKLVFDLSEVDYCDSSGLSAILLAFRILQSNDGHIRLASPTKNVKTLIEISQLDRVLPIRTNVNEAVEELKSI from the coding sequence ATGAGTGAAAGCATTAATTATGAGATAAAAAAGACAGGTGATATAACTGTTTTTAAATTGAATGAAAAAAAATTTGATTCATCTATAGCCGGTTTTGTTAAAGGAGAATTGACAATTTTGCTTCACACAGAAGATGTAAAAAAATTAGTCTTTGACCTATCGGAAGTTGACTATTGCGATAGTTCTGGTTTAAGTGCTATTTTATTAGCCTTCAGAATTTTACAATCCAATGATGGCCATATTAGACTTGCATCACCCACAAAAAATGTAAAAACTCTCATTGAAATTTCTCAATTAGATAGGGTTTTGCCTATACGCACTAATGTAAATGAAGCAGTTGAGGAACTTAAATCAATATAA
- a CDS encoding N-acetyltransferase family protein — MIRKLQYNDREEILDIIKRTENFNEEEKKVAVELIDETLNKSSENYYNTFVYVESDKVLGYYCIGKRPLTDGVYDLYWIVVEPSSRSRGIGKALLSHAEKFVKEKNGRWLLAETSSKESYSSTRTFYLRNKYSIVAEIKDFYTKNDNLIVFGKYIIT, encoded by the coding sequence ATGATACGCAAGTTACAGTATAATGACAGAGAAGAAATATTAGATATAATTAAAAGGACAGAAAATTTTAACGAAGAGGAAAAGAAAGTAGCTGTGGAACTAATAGACGAAACATTAAATAAGTCCAGCGAAAATTATTACAACACTTTTGTTTACGTAGAATCGGATAAAGTTTTAGGCTATTACTGCATCGGCAAAAGGCCATTAACAGATGGAGTATATGATTTATACTGGATTGTTGTAGAACCCAGTTCAAGAAGCAGGGGAATTGGTAAAGCGTTACTATCGCACGCTGAAAAGTTTGTTAAAGAAAAAAACGGAAGATGGTTATTGGCAGAGACATCTTCCAAAGAAAGTTATTCATCAACGAGAACTTTTTATTTACGAAATAAATACTCTATAGTTGCCGAAATAAAAGATTTTTACACCAAAAATGACAATTTAATAGTATTTGGTAAATACATAATAACATAA
- a CDS encoding thioredoxin family protein, with product MKKMLSIFFLIFAVNINAQEKCVTKLDEKSGNPMLIGLINREAFADTNYAWWFDAEYKNYNVDSASLEKVIDKLNAYNIVIVMGTWCSDSRREVPRFFKILDYLKFPQEKIKMIAVDRNKKALDREIDKLNIEKVPDFIFYNGATEVGRIVESPKESLEKDISAIITK from the coding sequence ATGAAAAAAATGTTATCCATCTTTTTTTTAATTTTCGCAGTAAATATAAACGCGCAAGAAAAATGCGTGACAAAGCTTGATGAAAAATCTGGAAATCCAATGTTGATAGGATTAATTAACAGAGAAGCTTTTGCCGATACAAACTATGCGTGGTGGTTTGATGCTGAATATAAAAATTATAATGTTGATTCAGCTTCTCTTGAAAAAGTTATAGATAAATTAAACGCTTACAATATTGTTATTGTAATGGGAACTTGGTGTTCAGATAGCAGGAGAGAGGTGCCGAGATTTTTTAAAATTCTTGATTATTTAAAATTCCCCCAAGAAAAAATAAAAATGATCGCTGTAGATAGAAATAAGAAAGCATTGGATCGAGAGATAGATAAGTTAAATATTGAGAAAGTCCCAGATTTTATTTTTTATAATGGCGCGACAGAAGTTGGAAGAATTGTAGAATCACCGAAAGAATCCTTAGAGAAAGACATTTCCGCAATTATAACAAAATAA
- the xerD gene encoding site-specific tyrosine recombinase XerD, whose amino-acid sequence MEQFINEYLTLIRIEKNLSDNTVNSYSSDIKKFLSFAEKNNITDLNDIDSNLIAQYFHLQRERGISGSSMARYLSSLKGFFKYLFKSKYIKKNPTESLNSSTKSRKLPLVLTFPEIEKILNAPEVNNKLGLRDKAILELLYSCGLRVSELINIKITDLFFNEDVIRVFGKGSKQRIVPIGRSAVEWIKKYLVESRPLIEKKNHSKNYLFLNSKGSKLTRMAIWKIVAKYAQLAGLEKKVHPHIFRHSFATHLLEGGADLRAVQEMLGHVDISTTQIYTNVDRNYVKQVHKEHHPRG is encoded by the coding sequence ATGGAACAATTCATTAATGAGTACCTTACTTTAATAAGAATTGAAAAAAATCTTTCCGATAATACTGTTAATTCCTATTCATCTGATATAAAAAAATTTTTGAGTTTTGCAGAGAAAAACAATATAACCGATTTGAACGATATCGATTCCAACTTGATTGCACAATATTTTCATTTACAGCGTGAACGTGGTATTAGCGGCTCATCTATGGCACGCTATCTTTCATCACTTAAAGGTTTTTTTAAGTATTTGTTTAAAAGCAAATATATAAAAAAAAACCCAACTGAAAGCTTAAACTCTTCTACTAAATCAAGAAAGCTGCCATTAGTTTTGACTTTTCCTGAAATAGAAAAAATCTTGAATGCACCAGAAGTAAATAATAAACTTGGCTTGCGTGATAAAGCTATACTTGAACTATTATACTCTTGTGGATTGCGAGTTTCAGAACTTATCAACATAAAAATTACTGATTTATTTTTTAATGAAGATGTTATAAGAGTGTTTGGAAAAGGATCTAAACAAAGAATCGTCCCTATTGGTAGAAGTGCTGTTGAATGGATTAAAAAATATCTCGTTGAATCGAGACCTTTAATTGAAAAAAAAAATCATAGTAAAAATTATTTGTTTCTCAACAGCAAAGGCTCGAAACTAACACGTATGGCAATTTGGAAAATTGTTGCCAAGTATGCTCAACTGGCTGGCTTAGAGAAAAAGGTTCACCCTCATATCTTTCGACACAGTTTTGCAACTCATTTATTGGAGGGTGGTGCTGACTTAAGAGCAGTGCAAGAAATGCTTGGTCATGTAGATATTTCAACTACTCAAATATACACCAATGTTGACAGAAACTATGTAAAGCAAGTTCATAAGGAACATCATCCAAGAGGCTAG
- a CDS encoding NAD(+)/NADH kinase, which produces MKIGIIPNIDKENIVNVIERIVTLLKAENLDYVICDSMLKFRGQFSQILKDSQYEKSKNVIKYSDMVVSVGGDGTMLHTAYEVWNYSTPMLGVNIGKLGFLAEFDLESFSQFVKEVKSNNYVIDERMALAAVCNGSKEELFAINDIVIDKGQWSKMIEITIKVDENYVATFSADGIIVATPTGSTGYSLSTGGPIVSPKADAITLSPIAPHTLTIRPLVLSSRQNVLLFVKSPIDKIRISLDGQRVSYFDSPLTVSIKRSEKPVRLVHSAKTDYFQILRNKLYWGLDLRTINNKKSSVT; this is translated from the coding sequence ATGAAGATAGGTATAATACCTAACATTGATAAAGAAAATATTGTGAATGTAATAGAACGAATTGTAACTCTCCTTAAAGCTGAAAATCTTGATTATGTTATTTGTGATTCGATGCTGAAATTTCGAGGCCAGTTCAGTCAAATTCTTAAAGACTCGCAGTATGAAAAAAGCAAAAACGTCATAAAGTACAGCGACATGGTTGTTTCTGTAGGGGGTGATGGAACGATGCTTCATACAGCTTATGAAGTGTGGAATTATAGCACACCAATGTTAGGTGTAAATATTGGTAAGCTTGGATTTCTTGCAGAATTTGATTTGGAAAGCTTTAGTCAGTTTGTAAAAGAAGTAAAGTCAAATAATTATGTAATTGATGAAAGGATGGCACTTGCTGCAGTATGCAACGGAAGCAAAGAAGAACTTTTTGCAATTAATGATATTGTAATTGACAAAGGACAGTGGTCGAAAATGATTGAAATAACAATTAAAGTCGATGAAAACTATGTTGCTACATTCTCTGCCGATGGAATTATTGTGGCAACTCCAACAGGTTCTACAGGCTACTCGCTGTCTACCGGAGGTCCAATTGTTAGCCCAAAAGCTGATGCTATTACTTTGAGCCCTATCGCACCTCATACACTTACTATACGTCCATTGGTTCTATCAAGCCGCCAAAATGTTTTACTTTTTGTAAAATCACCAATTGATAAGATTAGAATTAGTTTAGATGGACAAAGAGTTAGCTACTTCGATTCTCCGTTAACTGTTTCTATAAAAAGAAGTGAAAAGCCAGTTAGACTTGTACATTCAGCTAAAACAGATTATTTCCAAATTTTAAGAAATAAACTTTATTGGGGTTTGGATTTAAGAACAATAAACAACAAAAAGTCGAGTGTAACATGA